TTACTTTGAATATACTTCACGGTCTGATTagcaatacaaaaattcaatgCATGATACTTCATGAAGTTTGTAGCCAatgtttaatatattttatagctTGGTATGCGAAATTACCATTTAAGGCGTAACACAAAGTGGTGTCCAGCCTTAAATTTGGACAAATTATGGACACTGGTGTCAGAACAGACTAGGCTTAAATATAAGGATTCAAAGAGTAAAGTACCAGTAATTAATCTTGTAAAAGCGGTAAGTTGAGAAGTATATATGCATTTGTTTCGATTCACATTTAAATAAactgtttttattttttctcgATTTTTACAGGGCTACTATAAACTTCTAGGAAAAGGACGCCTTCCTAAACAACCAGTTATTGTTAAAGCCAAATTCTTCAGTAAATTGGCAGAAGACAAAATCAAGGCTGTTGGAGGAGCTTGTGTCCTCTCTGCTTAAATATGCAAGTACTTATTTCAGTATAGACTTTAATATAGAATCTCTTAATTACACATTAAAAATGATGATACTATGGACGGGCGGACCGAAAAGTGCGTACAACACTTTATATCCTGTAGATTGTTCAAACTTATCCtgatgtaatttaatttttttcagtAATGCTTTTAATTTTTGCTAAGATATATAATAAATGCGtttctattttatgttttaGGGACCAACATACTGGCAGAACACCTTGCTACGCATTCATTTGTGTTTATAttcttaataaaatttaaacaaccaaaaaaaagaacatgcgtaaaatttatttttctttaccATATGTGCTCCATTCTGAAATAAAAAGACTTGCTTACTTTTTCTTGTTGGTAGGATATTGGGTATAATTGAACATTAATCCATTTTCATTTCCTATAGGCAAGACAGAATAAAATATTACCTTAAAAGTAGATGTTTCCCATTTACACATTTATTTGTTATGCTAGATGTGGAGGTGGGGAAGGTATTTGCATTCCAGTAGCTAAAAGTGCAGGTTTTCTTAGAGGCATTGATGATGGCACTTAATCAACTGATGGTTTTTCATTCTTGAATGCAAACGTCAGAAAAATTGTTTGATATTCTTGTTCCAATGTGTCCAAAACTTACCTTTTGCTTTATCATATTTGAATTCAAATGTGTATTTCCAAATCGAACAATTTCgttgtaattatttaaattaagaaCAGTGCTGTAGTAGTACAGTATGAAGTACTTTATTAAAATgaatattagtattaattttAGTACTACATGTCataattaaataatagataGAACCTAAATATAAACGCGGAAGAACTTTTAACTCATGGCACTTTTTATTCTGTATCAATGTGTCCGGAATCACAGATTTCACGTTTAATTATAAAGTGGCGTGTTGCTGCCATCTTTAACGTCATTAATATAAAAGTTAGTGGTACAGTTatttacataataataacaaaaaagtacaaaaatagaACTtgttgaaatataaatattcttatcgTTACTGCTATTTACACGATCTTTAAAAACAATGGAAGGATACTAATACTTAAGTGATAGACCCGTTGTGTTTCGGAATATTCAACAGTAATATTACCCGTTATTTAAACAGCTCATTGGAAGACTAGAACCGTTTTAACTAATAATTGTTCCATAAGTTTCTTCTATAGTTTACTGGATTTCGAAGCTCCAATAAATTAGCTGGAACGATTGTTTTCACTGATCTGCAGAAAACATTAATCGTCGTACATGTAAATACAGAACA
This genomic stretch from Megalopta genalis isolate 19385.01 chromosome 5, iyMegGena1_principal, whole genome shotgun sequence harbors:
- the RpL27A gene encoding ribosomal protein L27A — encoded protein: MSTHKKKTRKLRGHVSHGHGRIGKHRKHPGGRGNAGGLHHHRINFDKYHPGYFGKLGMRNYHLRRNTKWCPALNLDKLWTLVSEQTRLKYKDSKSKVPVINLVKAGYYKLLGKGRLPKQPVIVKAKFFSKLAEDKIKAVGGACVLSA